A region of Burkholderiales bacterium JOSHI_001 DNA encodes the following proteins:
- a CDS encoding glutathione S-transferase (PFAM: Glutathione S-transferase, N-terminal domain; Glutathione S-transferase, C-terminal domain), translating to MSLVLYGHPFSSYTQKALIALYENGTPFEFRCIAPDAPQHMAEWLRRWPLRKFPLLLDGERSLVETSIVIEYLQLAHPGPVRLLPMKRGEGLAIARERLDLAYTWLEGHLAGRTWAAGADFSLADCAAAPSLFYADWTHPIPASLPLLRAYRARLLARPSFARAVEEARPFRSYFPLGAPDRD from the coding sequence ATGTCGCTGGTGCTGTACGGTCATCCCTTCTCCTCGTACACGCAAAAGGCGCTCATCGCCCTGTACGAAAACGGCACGCCCTTCGAATTCCGCTGCATCGCGCCGGACGCGCCGCAGCACATGGCCGAATGGCTGCGGCGCTGGCCGCTGCGCAAGTTCCCGCTGCTGCTGGACGGTGAGCGCAGCCTGGTGGAAACCTCCATCGTCATCGAGTACCTGCAGCTGGCCCACCCGGGCCCGGTGCGCCTGCTGCCCATGAAACGCGGGGAAGGCCTGGCCATCGCCCGTGAAAGGCTGGACTTGGCCTACACCTGGCTGGAAGGCCACCTGGCCGGCCGCACCTGGGCCGCCGGCGCCGACTTCAGCCTGGCCGATTGCGCGGCAGCGCCGTCGCTGTTCTACGCCGACTGGACGCACCCGATCCCCGCCAGCCTGCCCTTGCTGCGCGCCTACCGCGCGCGCCTGCTGGCGCGCCCGTCCTTCGCCCGCGCGGTGGAAGAAGCCCGGCCCTTCCGTTCGTACTTTCCGCTGGGCGCCCCCGACCGCGACTGA